A window of Clavibacter michiganensis contains these coding sequences:
- a CDS encoding prenyltransferase, which yields MSDVRARPGAAEMLRTIALSSRPLSWVNTAFPFAAAYLTVTRELDLTAILGTLYFLIPYNLAMYGINDVFDYESDMRNPRKGGVEGAVLARAMHRPVLVAVLVTNVPFLVYLVAVGSAASVAVLAVSVFAVIAYSLKGLRFKERPILDSLTSSTHFTSPAVYGIVLAGGAFTPALWAILAAFFLWGVASHAFGAVQDIVADREGGISSIATVLGGAVTVRIAVLAYAAAGVAMLFTGLPGIIAAALVIPYILSTAPFWSIRDEDAEQANRGWRRFLGLNFLSGFVVTMLLIAYWLTNA from the coding sequence ATGAGTGACGTGCGCGCGCGGCCGGGCGCCGCGGAGATGCTGCGCACCATCGCGCTCTCGTCGCGCCCGCTCTCCTGGGTGAACACGGCGTTCCCGTTCGCGGCCGCGTACCTCACGGTCACGCGCGAGCTCGACCTCACGGCGATCCTCGGCACCCTCTACTTCCTCATCCCGTACAACCTCGCGATGTACGGCATCAACGACGTCTTCGACTACGAGTCCGACATGCGCAACCCGCGGAAGGGCGGCGTGGAGGGCGCGGTGCTCGCGCGCGCGATGCACCGGCCCGTGCTCGTCGCGGTGCTCGTGACGAACGTGCCGTTCCTCGTCTACCTCGTGGCCGTGGGATCCGCCGCGAGCGTCGCCGTGCTCGCCGTGAGCGTCTTCGCCGTGATCGCGTACTCGCTCAAGGGCCTCCGCTTCAAGGAGCGGCCGATCCTCGACTCGCTCACGTCCAGCACGCACTTCACGTCCCCCGCGGTCTACGGCATCGTGCTCGCGGGCGGTGCGTTCACGCCCGCGCTGTGGGCGATCCTCGCGGCGTTCTTCCTGTGGGGGGTCGCGTCGCACGCGTTCGGCGCGGTGCAGGACATCGTGGCCGACCGGGAGGGCGGCATCTCCTCCATCGCGACCGTGCTGGGCGGTGCCGTCACCGTGCGGATCGCCGTGCTCGCGTACGCCGCGGCGGGCGTCGCGATGCTGTTCACGGGGCTGCCGGGGATCATCGCGGCCGCGCTCGTGATCCCGTACATCCTCAGCACCGCGCCGTTCTGGTCGATCCGCGACGAGGACGCCGAGCAGGCGAACCGCGGCTGGCGCCGCTTCCTCGGCCTCAACTTCCTCTCCGGCTTCGTCGTGACGATGCTCCTCATCGCGTACTGGCTCACGAACGCCTGA
- a CDS encoding CitMHS family transporter: MVLTFMALIMTKRLTPMVALILVPTIFGLFAGAGLGIGDMVIEALGDLAPTAALLMFAIIYFGIMIDVGLFDPLVRLILRLAGGDPAKIVLGTAILAAAVSLDGDGSTTFIVTTAAMLPIYRKLGMSPVVLTCTAGLANGTLNIVPWGGPTVRAAAALKVSPTDIFVPMIPSLLVGIALVMIFAWTMGLRERSRLAALGEARAEGGLDAAGGSGSGSGGSAGGSGWWRAGRGAPATPRGGLITMAPALVRAETAAVSTLGTTMLDPDRETLRPRMIWFNLGLTIVVLALLIMDQLPLAYVFMVGAAIALIANFRDLKHQGERIAAHAPSVVGVVSMVLAAGVLIGVLNGTGMVSAMSAWLVTIIPDALGPGLAVITGVLSIPMTFFMSNDAFYYGMLPVLAESAANYGIDPVEMARASITGQPVHLQSPLVPAILLLVSLADVNLGDHHRKVLWRAVLVSLAMLAVGVLTAVIPI; encoded by the coding sequence ATGGTCCTCACCTTCATGGCCCTCATCATGACCAAGCGGCTGACGCCCATGGTCGCCCTCATCCTCGTCCCGACGATCTTCGGCCTCTTCGCGGGCGCCGGGCTCGGCATCGGCGACATGGTCATCGAGGCGCTCGGCGACCTGGCCCCCACGGCCGCGCTGCTGATGTTCGCCATCATCTACTTCGGCATCATGATCGACGTCGGCCTGTTCGACCCGCTGGTGCGCCTCATCCTCCGCCTCGCGGGCGGCGACCCGGCGAAGATCGTGCTCGGCACGGCGATCCTCGCGGCCGCGGTCTCCCTCGACGGCGACGGATCCACGACCTTCATCGTCACCACGGCGGCCATGCTGCCCATCTACCGCAAGCTCGGCATGAGCCCCGTCGTGCTCACCTGCACCGCGGGCCTCGCGAACGGCACGCTCAACATCGTCCCGTGGGGCGGACCGACCGTTCGCGCGGCGGCGGCCCTCAAGGTCTCGCCGACCGACATCTTCGTGCCGATGATCCCGTCGCTCCTCGTGGGCATCGCGCTCGTCATGATCTTCGCCTGGACCATGGGCCTCCGCGAGCGCAGCCGCCTGGCGGCTCTCGGCGAGGCGCGCGCCGAGGGCGGCCTCGACGCCGCGGGCGGCAGCGGGTCCGGCTCCGGCGGGTCCGCGGGCGGCTCGGGCTGGTGGCGCGCAGGTCGCGGCGCCCCCGCGACCCCGCGCGGCGGCCTCATCACGATGGCCCCGGCGCTCGTCCGCGCCGAGACGGCCGCCGTCTCCACGCTCGGCACGACGATGCTCGACCCCGACCGCGAGACCCTGCGCCCGCGCATGATCTGGTTCAACCTCGGCCTCACGATCGTCGTGCTCGCGCTGCTGATCATGGACCAGCTGCCCCTCGCCTACGTCTTCATGGTCGGCGCCGCCATCGCGCTCATCGCCAACTTCCGCGACCTCAAGCACCAGGGCGAGCGCATCGCGGCGCACGCGCCCAGCGTGGTCGGCGTCGTGTCGATGGTGCTCGCGGCCGGTGTGCTCATCGGCGTGCTCAACGGCACGGGCATGGTCTCGGCGATGTCGGCCTGGCTCGTCACGATCATCCCGGACGCGCTCGGCCCCGGTCTCGCGGTCATCACGGGCGTGCTCAGCATCCCGATGACCTTCTTCATGAGCAACGACGCCTTCTACTACGGCATGCTCCCGGTGCTCGCGGAGAGCGCGGCGAACTACGGCATCGACCCCGTCGAGATGGCGCGCGCGTCCATCACCGGGCAGCCCGTGCACCTCCAGAGCCCGCTCGTGCCGGCGATCCTGCTGCTCGTGTCGCTCGCGGACGTGAACCTCGGCGACCACCACCGCAAGGTGCTGTGGCGGGCGGTGCTCGTGTCGCTCGCGATGCTCGCCGTAGGCGTGCTCACGGCGGTGATCCCGATCTGA
- a CDS encoding lycopene cyclase domain-containing protein — MSYLVLDLLFLIPVAIVGFLFRRLLLREANAVPYGSSRFDYPEYYWYRRMPVVILLVMTLIFDNIMIKVGLVGYDDDKLVGLILGYAPIEDFAYAIAALVLLPAVWYLLRRRRRVSGIEAHE, encoded by the coding sequence ATGAGCTACCTCGTGCTCGACCTGCTGTTCCTGATCCCCGTCGCCATCGTCGGGTTCCTGTTCCGCCGCCTGCTGCTGCGCGAGGCCAACGCCGTGCCCTACGGATCCAGCCGCTTCGACTACCCCGAGTACTACTGGTACCGGCGGATGCCCGTCGTGATCCTGCTCGTGATGACCCTGATCTTCGACAACATCATGATCAAGGTGGGCCTTGTCGGCTACGACGACGACAAGCTGGTGGGCCTCATCCTCGGCTACGCGCCCATCGAGGACTTCGCCTACGCGATCGCCGCCCTCGTGCTGCTGCCCGCGGTCTGGTACCTGCTGCGTCGTCGTCGCCGCGTGTCCGGGATCGAAGCGCATGAGTGA
- a CDS encoding DUF2079 domain-containing protein — MTRTNDTARRRHAADDGSVEPDPGTALPAPITGSRVPGTVGSIVVAALVTAVYVLYSALEWRRFTVKSWDLGIFTQLAQDYSRLQAPLVSIKGDGFNLMGDHFHPILVLLGPVYAVWPHAFALLVVQAVLIGISVVGIGRMAGRVVGRWGAIVVAAAYGLSWGIQGAVAFQFHEIAFALPLLAFALDAVIARRALAAAAWAVPLVFVKEDLGLTVAVLGAIIALTMDRRIGVALAGWGVAWFVLATTVILPAFNREARWDYASKLDAGGALADPLGTVAGLFVAPKLETVAFLILAGALIALRSPLLLLVVPTLAWRFLSPTEAYWAPGYHYDAVLMPIVFAAAIDGIVRARRGRQHWLAMASRATVPVLAVAAIALFSRSPMVDLTKPAIWQPAPRAAQAQAALDQVPAGASVLSDIGLMSYLVDDHEVFWLGNPGNPAPQYVVIDSLGGGLGQGALNADQYGEATQAGTTYEIVYADAGYQVARRTQ, encoded by the coding sequence GTGACCCGCACGAACGACACGGCCCGCCGCCGCCACGCCGCCGACGACGGATCCGTCGAGCCGGATCCCGGGACCGCCCTCCCCGCGCCGATCACCGGATCCCGCGTGCCCGGCACCGTCGGCTCCATCGTCGTCGCGGCGCTCGTCACGGCCGTCTACGTGCTCTACTCGGCGCTCGAGTGGCGCCGCTTCACCGTCAAGTCGTGGGACCTCGGCATCTTCACGCAGCTCGCGCAGGACTACTCGCGCCTCCAGGCGCCGCTCGTCTCCATCAAGGGCGACGGCTTCAACCTCATGGGCGACCACTTCCACCCCATCCTCGTGCTGCTCGGCCCGGTCTACGCCGTGTGGCCGCACGCGTTCGCGCTGCTCGTGGTGCAGGCCGTCCTCATCGGGATCTCGGTGGTGGGCATCGGCCGCATGGCGGGCCGCGTCGTCGGCCGGTGGGGCGCGATCGTCGTGGCCGCCGCCTACGGGCTGAGCTGGGGGATCCAGGGCGCGGTCGCGTTCCAGTTCCACGAGATCGCGTTCGCCCTGCCGCTGCTGGCCTTCGCGCTCGACGCCGTGATCGCCCGCCGCGCGCTCGCCGCCGCCGCGTGGGCGGTGCCGCTCGTGTTCGTGAAGGAGGACCTCGGCCTCACGGTCGCGGTGCTCGGCGCGATCATCGCGCTCACGATGGACCGCCGCATCGGCGTCGCGCTCGCCGGCTGGGGCGTCGCGTGGTTCGTGCTCGCGACCACCGTGATCCTCCCCGCCTTCAACCGCGAGGCCCGCTGGGACTACGCGTCCAAGCTCGACGCGGGCGGCGCGCTCGCGGATCCCCTCGGCACCGTCGCCGGGCTCTTCGTCGCGCCGAAGCTCGAGACGGTGGCCTTCCTGATCCTGGCGGGCGCGCTGATCGCCCTGCGCTCGCCGCTCCTCCTCCTCGTGGTGCCGACGCTCGCCTGGCGCTTCCTCTCGCCGACCGAGGCGTACTGGGCGCCCGGCTACCACTACGACGCGGTGCTCATGCCGATCGTGTTCGCCGCCGCCATCGACGGCATCGTGCGCGCTCGCCGGGGCCGGCAGCACTGGCTCGCCATGGCGTCGCGCGCGACCGTGCCCGTGCTCGCGGTCGCGGCGATCGCGCTCTTCTCCCGCTCGCCCATGGTGGACCTCACGAAGCCGGCCATCTGGCAGCCGGCGCCGCGGGCCGCGCAGGCGCAGGCCGCGCTCGACCAGGTGCCGGCGGGTGCGAGCGTCCTCAGCGACATCGGCCTCATGTCGTACCTCGTCGACGACCACGAGGTCTTCTGGCTCGGCAACCCGGGCAACCCGGCGCCGCAGTACGTCGTGATCGACAGCCTCGGCGGCGGCCTCGGGCAGGGCGCGCTCAACGCGGACCAGTACGGCGAGGCGACGCAGGCGGGCACGACGTACGAGATCGTCTACGCCGACGCCGGGTACCAGGTGGCGCGGCGCACCCAGTAG
- a CDS encoding DUF5997 family protein, with protein MTSPGSSQTMKAATAAKKLGVHLPATPVEFQESTPSRAELADMHENPPEWLATLLRDGPHPRQVIAGKLGVSIAGLARGGVDEALTTAQIKELLQAPPQWLVQERATQAEVREEQIRVKNRDAGRAAMAAERERQDGAGGARR; from the coding sequence ATGACGAGCCCCGGATCCAGCCAGACGATGAAGGCCGCGACCGCGGCGAAGAAGCTGGGCGTGCACCTCCCGGCGACCCCCGTGGAGTTCCAGGAGTCGACCCCGTCACGCGCGGAGCTCGCCGACATGCACGAGAACCCGCCCGAGTGGCTCGCCACGCTGCTGCGCGACGGCCCGCACCCGCGCCAGGTCATCGCCGGCAAGCTCGGCGTCTCCATCGCCGGCCTCGCCCGCGGCGGCGTCGACGAGGCGCTCACCACCGCCCAGATCAAGGAGCTGCTGCAGGCCCCGCCGCAGTGGCTCGTGCAGGAGCGCGCGACGCAGGCCGAGGTGCGCGAGGAGCAGATCCGCGTGAAGAACCGCGACGCCGGCCGCGCCGCCATGGCCGCCGAGCGCGAGCGCCAGGACGGTGCAGGCGGCGCGCGCCGCTGA
- a CDS encoding LysR family transcriptional regulator has protein sequence MDADPTALRHFAAVADELHFARAAKALNVSRIAVSRSVLDLEALWGVELFVRDDGPTRLSPAGEDRLAEARAAIAAEDARLAEEAAAPPRGLVVAIVPGVTVAKWTRAWDERVADVPLRVVPLAEPDAAPALVDGSADVAFLRLPVDGRGLTIVPLYGEVQVAILPKEHAHATADAVAIADLADDLLLQPAERVPGWPGRTAGADPVPMPEDTAAAVELVAAGVGFVVVPHALGRLHARKDVVAVPVHDLPETRIAVAWREGDTSPDIEELVGIVRGRTAASSRSQRDDDERDRRKPTASQKTARKAAGKPGAAGAAGAKKPTPKGGGKRTPPPRGQRRGR, from the coding sequence GTGGACGCCGACCCGACCGCCCTCCGGCACTTCGCCGCCGTCGCCGACGAGCTGCACTTCGCCCGCGCCGCGAAGGCCCTCAACGTCTCGCGCATCGCCGTGAGCCGGTCGGTCCTCGACCTCGAGGCGCTCTGGGGCGTCGAGCTGTTCGTGCGCGACGACGGCCCCACGCGCCTCAGCCCCGCGGGCGAGGACCGGCTCGCGGAGGCCCGCGCCGCGATCGCCGCCGAGGACGCGCGCCTGGCCGAGGAGGCCGCCGCGCCCCCGCGCGGTCTCGTCGTCGCGATCGTGCCCGGCGTCACCGTCGCCAAGTGGACCCGCGCCTGGGACGAGCGCGTCGCCGACGTGCCGCTGCGGGTCGTGCCGCTCGCCGAGCCCGACGCGGCGCCCGCCCTCGTCGACGGATCCGCCGACGTCGCGTTCCTCCGCCTCCCCGTCGACGGCCGCGGCCTCACGATCGTGCCGCTCTACGGCGAGGTCCAGGTCGCGATCCTGCCCAAGGAGCACGCGCACGCCACGGCCGACGCCGTGGCGATCGCCGACCTGGCGGATGACCTGCTCCTGCAGCCGGCCGAGCGGGTGCCGGGCTGGCCCGGGCGCACCGCGGGCGCGGATCCCGTCCCGATGCCCGAGGACACCGCCGCCGCCGTCGAGCTGGTCGCCGCCGGCGTCGGCTTCGTGGTCGTGCCGCATGCGCTCGGCCGGCTGCACGCGCGCAAGGACGTCGTCGCGGTGCCCGTGCACGACCTGCCGGAGACGCGGATCGCCGTAGCCTGGCGCGAGGGCGACACCTCCCCCGACATCGAGGAGCTCGTGGGCATCGTCCGCGGGCGCACGGCCGCGAGCTCGCGTTCGCAGCGGGACGACGACGAGCGCGACCGCCGGAAGCCCACCGCGTCGCAGAAGACCGCGCGCAAGGCCGCGGGCAAGCCGGGTGCCGCGGGCGCCGCGGGCGCGAAGAAGCCGACCCCGAAGGGCGGCGGCAAGCGCACTCCCCCGCCGCGCGGGCAGCGTCGCGGGCGCTAG
- the crtI gene encoding phytoene desaturase family protein, with product MTRRVPGRRPAAPEAPTGLEKYDRLAQDTASVVIRRYSTSFGLASRLLGADVRQHIENVYALVRIADEIVDGAAAGAGVDPAHVEDLLDALEQETEDAMLRGYSTNLVVHAFAITARRAGFGAELTAPFFASMRMDLRRMEHTPASFTEYVYGSAEVVGLMCLRAFLVGHATTRPERIRFEEGAKRLGAAFQKVNFLRDLAADHGALGRSYFPGVDVATFSEADKERILDDIDHDLRMSGAVIPDLPASSRRAVALAQGLFAELTVRLRDTPASELVRTRVRVPDPVKARIALAAAAGAEPSGVDGRLVRRSRAPRVHAARPAPSSHGVAVRPAPTQPATSDPEQQESAMTAPTAIVIGGGIAGLASAALLARDGYRVTLVEGRDEVGGRAGSWEKDGFRFDLGPSWYLMPEVFDHFFRLLGTSAAEQLDLVRLPGYRVLFEGDPDPIDIRDSREANLDLFESVEPGSRPAMARYLDSAKDVYEVAKKRFLYTTFADYRPLLKRDVVTRTGTLGKLLLTPLETHVARYVKDRRLRQILGYPAVFLGSSPKLAPSMYHLMSHLDLEDGVLYPQGGLITVIDAIERVARAEGVEIRTGSPVSRILTEPTKAGRARARGVQITTDAGTETLEADVVVSTADLHHTETELIPEAFRTYPQAYWDKATAGPGAVLVYLGVKGELPELHHHTLLFTEDWDENFSRIFPPKGGTTSVPDPASIYVCKPSATDPSVAPEGHENVFILVPIPADPTIGRGGVDGAGDARVEEIADRAIQQIGDWAGIPDLAERIVLRRTSGPGDFAADLHSWKGTILGPAHTLTQSAMFRAGNTSKKVDGLHYAGGSTIPGIGLPMCLISAEILVKRLRGDTSTGPGAVPLVRTVGRPVA from the coding sequence ATGACCCGGCGCGTACCCGGGCGCCGGCCCGCCGCCCCCGAGGCGCCCACGGGCCTCGAGAAGTACGACCGGTTGGCGCAGGACACGGCCTCCGTCGTGATCCGCCGCTACTCCACCTCCTTCGGCCTCGCCTCGCGCCTGCTCGGCGCCGACGTGCGCCAGCACATCGAGAACGTCTACGCGCTCGTGCGCATCGCCGACGAGATCGTCGACGGCGCCGCGGCCGGTGCCGGGGTGGATCCCGCGCACGTCGAGGACCTGCTCGACGCCCTCGAGCAGGAGACCGAGGACGCGATGCTGCGCGGCTACAGCACCAACCTCGTCGTGCACGCGTTCGCGATCACCGCCCGCCGCGCAGGTTTCGGCGCCGAGCTGACCGCGCCGTTCTTCGCGTCCATGCGCATGGACCTGCGGCGGATGGAGCACACGCCCGCGTCCTTCACGGAGTACGTGTACGGATCCGCCGAGGTCGTCGGCCTGATGTGCCTGCGCGCCTTCCTGGTCGGCCACGCCACGACGCGGCCCGAGCGGATCCGCTTCGAGGAGGGCGCCAAGCGCCTGGGTGCGGCGTTCCAGAAGGTCAACTTCCTGCGCGACCTCGCCGCCGACCACGGCGCGCTCGGCCGCAGCTACTTCCCGGGCGTCGACGTCGCGACCTTCTCGGAGGCCGACAAGGAGCGCATCCTCGACGACATCGACCACGACCTCCGCATGTCCGGCGCCGTGATCCCCGACCTCCCCGCCTCCAGCCGCCGCGCCGTCGCGCTCGCGCAGGGCCTGTTCGCGGAGCTCACCGTGCGCCTGCGCGACACGCCCGCGTCGGAGCTCGTGCGCACGCGCGTGCGGGTGCCGGATCCCGTCAAGGCCCGCATCGCGCTCGCCGCGGCCGCGGGTGCCGAGCCCTCCGGCGTCGACGGCCGTCTGGTGCGCCGGTCCCGCGCGCCCCGCGTGCACGCCGCGCGCCCCGCCCCCTCGTCCCACGGTGTCGCAGTCCGTCCCGCCCCGACCCAGCCCGCCACGTCCGACCCCGAGCAGCAGGAGAGCGCCATGACCGCACCCACCGCCATCGTGATCGGCGGCGGGATCGCCGGCCTCGCCTCCGCGGCGCTCCTCGCCCGCGACGGCTACCGCGTCACCCTCGTCGAGGGCCGCGACGAGGTCGGCGGTCGCGCGGGATCGTGGGAGAAGGACGGCTTCCGCTTCGACCTCGGCCCCAGCTGGTACCTCATGCCGGAGGTGTTCGACCACTTCTTCCGTCTGTTGGGCACGAGCGCGGCCGAGCAGCTCGACCTCGTGCGCCTGCCCGGCTACCGCGTTCTCTTCGAGGGCGATCCCGACCCCATCGACATCCGCGACTCCCGCGAGGCCAACCTCGACCTGTTCGAGAGCGTCGAGCCCGGATCCCGCCCCGCGATGGCCCGCTACCTCGACTCCGCGAAGGACGTCTACGAGGTCGCGAAGAAGCGCTTCCTCTACACGACCTTCGCCGACTACCGGCCGCTGCTCAAGCGCGACGTCGTGACCCGCACGGGCACGCTCGGGAAGCTCCTGCTCACTCCGCTCGAGACGCACGTGGCCCGCTACGTGAAGGACCGGCGCCTCCGCCAGATCCTCGGCTACCCGGCCGTGTTCCTCGGCTCCTCGCCGAAGCTCGCGCCGAGCATGTACCACCTGATGAGCCACCTCGACCTCGAGGACGGCGTGCTCTACCCGCAGGGCGGCCTCATCACCGTGATCGACGCCATCGAGCGGGTCGCGCGCGCCGAGGGCGTCGAGATCCGCACGGGGTCGCCCGTCTCGCGCATCCTCACCGAGCCGACGAAGGCCGGGAGGGCGCGGGCACGCGGAGTGCAGATCACGACCGACGCCGGCACCGAGACCCTCGAGGCCGACGTGGTCGTCTCCACGGCCGACCTGCACCACACGGAGACCGAGCTCATCCCCGAGGCGTTCCGCACCTACCCGCAGGCGTATTGGGACAAGGCCACCGCCGGCCCCGGCGCCGTGCTCGTGTACCTCGGCGTGAAGGGCGAGCTGCCCGAGCTGCACCACCACACGCTGCTGTTCACGGAGGACTGGGACGAGAACTTCTCCCGTATCTTCCCGCCGAAGGGCGGCACGACCTCGGTGCCGGATCCCGCGAGCATCTACGTCTGCAAGCCCAGCGCCACCGACCCCTCGGTCGCGCCCGAGGGCCACGAGAACGTCTTCATCCTCGTGCCCATCCCCGCCGACCCGACCATCGGCCGCGGCGGCGTCGACGGCGCGGGGGACGCGCGCGTGGAGGAGATCGCCGACCGCGCCATCCAGCAGATCGGCGACTGGGCCGGCATCCCCGACCTCGCCGAGCGCATCGTCCTCCGCCGCACCTCGGGCCCCGGCGACTTCGCCGCCGACCTGCACTCCTGGAAGGGCACCATCCTCGGGCCCGCCCACACGCTCACGCAGTCGGCCATGTTCCGCGCCGGCAACACGAGCAAGAAGGTCGACGGGCTGCACTACGCCGGCGGATCCACCATCCCCGGCATCGGCCTGCCCATGTGCCTCATCAGCGCGGAGATCCTCGTGAAGCGCCTCCGCGGCGACACGTCGACCGGCCCCGGCGCCGTGCCGCTCGTGCGCACGGTCGGCCGCCCGGTGGCCTGA
- a CDS encoding polyprenyl synthetase family protein — protein MDATNLAAVSTSRQAHVNGVLDAFFARSLVRAEVMGDEYVKLWRTLESNTAGGKRFRPRMVMAAYDGLGGQDVQAAAHVGAAFEMLHTALIVHDDVIDRDFTRRGGPNVSGAYRDIATTQGLPQPLAEHRGMSAAVIAGDLALVNAYRLIDASGVRDLTRSHLMEILDDAVFASAAGELIDVEFSLTADVPSVDEILRMERLKTAVYSFEAPLQAGAVLAGARPEVVAALGDFGRDIGIAYQVVDDVLGVFGDEQETGKTNLGDLREGKRTVLIAHAVRSSEWGEISALVGKDDLSRGEAALVRSVLESSGARAYAEGVARDLAVAAVARLDDPVVPEALRRELAPVAESVLGRIR, from the coding sequence GTGGACGCCACCAACCTCGCTGCCGTCTCCACATCGAGGCAGGCCCATGTGAACGGCGTGCTGGATGCGTTCTTCGCCCGCTCGCTCGTCCGCGCGGAGGTCATGGGCGACGAGTACGTGAAGCTGTGGCGCACGCTCGAGTCCAACACGGCCGGCGGCAAGCGCTTCCGCCCGCGCATGGTCATGGCCGCGTACGACGGCCTCGGCGGCCAGGACGTGCAGGCCGCGGCCCACGTCGGCGCCGCGTTCGAGATGCTGCACACCGCGCTCATCGTCCACGACGACGTCATCGACCGCGACTTCACGAGGCGCGGCGGACCCAACGTCTCCGGCGCCTACCGCGACATCGCCACGACGCAGGGCCTGCCGCAGCCGCTCGCGGAGCACCGCGGCATGTCGGCCGCCGTCATCGCGGGGGATCTGGCGCTCGTCAACGCGTACCGCCTCATCGACGCGAGCGGCGTGCGCGACCTCACGCGGTCGCACCTGATGGAGATCCTCGACGACGCCGTGTTCGCGTCGGCCGCGGGTGAGCTCATCGACGTCGAGTTCTCGCTCACCGCGGACGTGCCGAGCGTCGACGAGATCCTCCGCATGGAGCGCCTCAAGACCGCCGTGTACTCGTTCGAGGCGCCGCTGCAGGCGGGCGCCGTGCTGGCCGGCGCGCGACCCGAGGTGGTCGCGGCGCTCGGTGACTTCGGCCGCGACATCGGCATCGCCTACCAGGTGGTGGACGACGTGCTCGGCGTATTCGGCGACGAGCAGGAGACCGGCAAGACGAACCTCGGCGACCTGCGCGAGGGCAAGCGCACCGTGCTCATCGCGCACGCCGTCCGATCCTCGGAGTGGGGCGAGATCAGCGCGCTCGTCGGCAAGGACGACCTCTCCCGCGGCGAGGCGGCGCTCGTGCGCTCGGTGCTGGAGAGCTCGGGCGCGCGGGCCTACGCCGAGGGCGTCGCGCGGGATCTCGCGGTCGCCGCCGTCGCGCGCCTCGACGACCCGGTCGTGCCGGAGGCGCTCCGCCGGGAGCTCGCGCCCGTCGCGGAGTCCGTGCTCGGGCGCATCCGATGA
- a CDS encoding lycopene cyclase domain-containing protein: MGLVYLVLLLGALGCMMLIDRRWRLFFWRDRTAAAGTLLIGVAFFLLWDIAGISQGIFFRGETSFMTGILVGPELPLEEVFFLALLCYLTMNLVNGFSRLADHHVARARERANR, encoded by the coding sequence ATGGGCCTCGTCTACCTGGTGCTGCTGCTCGGCGCGCTCGGCTGCATGATGCTCATCGACCGGCGCTGGCGCCTGTTCTTCTGGCGCGACCGCACGGCGGCGGCGGGCACCCTGCTCATCGGCGTCGCGTTCTTCCTGCTGTGGGACATCGCCGGCATCTCGCAGGGCATCTTCTTCCGCGGGGAGACCTCCTTCATGACGGGGATCCTCGTGGGCCCGGAGCTCCCGCTCGAGGAGGTCTTCTTCCTCGCGCTGCTCTGCTACCTCACGATGAACCTCGTCAACGGGTTCAGCCGCCTCGCCGACCACCACGTCGCCCGGGCGAGGGAGCGCGCGAACCGATGA
- the idi gene encoding isopentenyl-diphosphate Delta-isomerase gives MPQHTELVVLLDDDGETIGTAPKATVHTRDTALHLAFSCHVFDAEGRILVTRRAIGKLTWPGVWTNSFCGHPAPDEDMREAVHRRAEQELGLELESVELVLPDFRYRATDAAGVVENEICPVFRAVAASPVDPRPEEVGEYQWVDPEQLIPAVAHTPWAFSPWLTLQLPLLYPEHAAHSGLAETAAAAAAVPAA, from the coding sequence ATGCCACAGCACACCGAACTCGTCGTCCTCCTGGACGACGACGGCGAGACCATCGGGACGGCGCCCAAGGCGACGGTCCACACCCGCGACACCGCGCTGCACCTCGCGTTCTCGTGCCACGTGTTCGACGCGGAGGGGCGGATCCTCGTCACCCGCCGCGCCATCGGCAAGCTCACCTGGCCGGGCGTCTGGACCAACTCGTTCTGCGGCCACCCCGCGCCCGACGAGGACATGCGGGAGGCCGTGCACCGCCGGGCGGAGCAGGAGCTGGGCCTCGAGCTCGAGTCGGTCGAGCTCGTGCTGCCGGACTTCCGCTACCGCGCCACCGATGCCGCGGGCGTCGTGGAGAACGAGATCTGCCCGGTGTTCCGCGCCGTCGCGGCGTCTCCCGTGGACCCCCGGCCCGAGGAGGTCGGCGAGTACCAGTGGGTGGATCCCGAGCAGCTCATCCCCGCGGTCGCCCACACGCCGTGGGCGTTCAGCCCGTGGCTCACGCTCCAGCTGCCGCTGCTGTACCCGGAGCACGCGGCGCACTCGGGGCTCGCGGAGACGGCCGCCGCAGCCGCCGCCGTGCCCGCCGCCTGA